A region from the Lolium perenne isolate Kyuss_39 chromosome 4, Kyuss_2.0, whole genome shotgun sequence genome encodes:
- the LOC139830168 gene encoding uncharacterized protein, protein MAPADESTNTSALELESLQLDVKTLQRYREEDKKEFTEFAQHPNATGQPPVKDTKQDHHITNQNQIMRNTQEADEEGFDGRRNRARPLFQQDVRRNTLAVKPAKYNIPEFEGEEADAWIQQIEQYFESSRTPTDQRTEIAVSYLKGKAMQWWRGTGHVASTLPWFRFCGYLADRFAESSICDNVRAFHALTQVSTIVVYIEQFEKLLNVMRRDNPNLPNDYYVNCFISGLTDYIQNHLQCHKPKNLQEAMWFARRIEMSEPPKRPVYQSYQPMVRKQAYVEPVKPAAPTSGLANVIQQARLNKVCYKCKEPWFPGHKQVCKFGTKVQIQALQQQAEEETEIVYITEYDDDCDEAHVPPNPDAHLKLSMHAVTGQAKKQHCFTLTTKVGNTIATVLVDSGSTDTFMTPELANKAQCLITPNKKVKVTVANGENLHSEFHAKDCQFALQGNKLLYNFRILPLSGYDIIFGTDWMDHHSPVEMDYKKMFIKITKDNGEKVLLLDESLPSTDDVIQTESFSLQTDDTIRGAFLFYHAATPQEVHQKEQNMVPKFLEAVLHKYKHLFSEPVSLPPPRKCDHTISLIPNAKVVNQRSYRLPHHQKDAMEKIIAKLLQQQIIRDSSSPYSSPALLVKKKDFTWRLLNDFRKLNAQTIKNKYPIPVIEDLLDELHGATIFSKIDLRSGYHQIRMKEEDIPKTAFNTHMGHFEYLVMPFGLTNAPATFQSLMNKLLAPFLRKFVLVFFDDILIYSKSENEHSQHLAQVFQALHENHLSVKMEKCTFGQRTVEYLGHIIQGDGVATDPLKITAITKWPSPTNLVFYWPKMRLEVASYVKESHVCQLNKPEHLKYPGLLQPLPVPDMAWTHIYMDFVEGLPLSDCKDLILVVVDRFTKYSHFIPLKHPITVRDSGQCIHL, encoded by the exons GCACCCTAATGCAACTGGCCAACCACCTGTCAAAGACACTAAACAAGATCACCACATTACAAACCAGAACCAGATTATGAGAAATACTCAGGAAGCTGACGAGGAGGGTTTTGATGGCAGAAGAAACAGGGCAAGACCACTCTTTCAACAAGATGTTAGAAGAAACACTTTGGCAGTCAAACCAGCTAAGTATAACATTCCAGAATTTGAAGGAGAGGAAGCTGATGCATGGATTCAGCAGATTGAACAATATTTTGAATCTAGCAGAACACCCACAGACCAACGAACTGAGATTGCAGTCTCATATCTAAAAGGCAAAGCAATGCAATGGTGGAGAGGAACAGGACATGTTGCTtcaacattaccttggtttcGATTCTGTGGTTATCTGGCAGACAGATTTGCGGAGAGTTCAATCTGTGACAATGTTAGAGCCTTCCATGCTCTTACTCAAGTGTCTACTATTGTAGTCTATATTGAACAGTTTGAGAAGCTCCTGAATGTCATGAGGAGAGACAATCCAAACTTACCCAATGACTACTATGTTAACTGTTTTATCTCTGGCTTGACTGATTATATACAAAATCATCTGCAGTGTCATAAGCCCAAAAACTTACAAGAGGCAATGTGGTTTGCAAGAAGAATTGAAATGTCAGAACCACCTAAAAGACCTGTGTACCAGTCCTATCAACCCATGGTCAGAAAACAAGCTTATGTGGAGCCAGTCAAACCTGCTGCTCCCACTTCTGGGTTAGCCAATGTTATTCAGCAGGCAAGGCTCAATAAGGTATGCTATAAATGCAAGGAACCTTGGTTCCCCGGACACAAGCAAGTGTGCAAGTTTGGCACAAAGGTTCAAATTCAGGCACTGCAACAACAAGCAGAAGAGGAAACCGAAATAGTGTATATAACTGAATATGACGATGACTGCGATGAAGCGCATGTCCCTCCTAACCCTGACGCCCACctaaaattgtctatgcatgcagTCACGGGCCAGGCCAAGAAACAACATTGCTTTACTCTCACAACAAAGGTGGGCAACACTATCGCAACAGTCCTGGTTGACTCAGGCAGCACTGACACGTTTATGACTCCTGAACTTGCGAACAAAGCACAATGCTTAATCACCCCAAACAAGAAAGTCAAGGTTACAGTGGCTAATGGCGAAAACTTACATTCAGAGTTCCATGCTAAAGACTGCCAGTTTGCTCTCCAAGGCAACAAGTTGCTATACAATTTCAGAATCCTCCCATTGTCTGGCTATGACATAATCTTTGGCACAGATTGGATGGACCACCATAGCCCAGTTGAAATGGACTACAAAAAAATGTTCATTAAGATTACTAAGGATAACGGTGAGAAGGTTCTGCTGCTAGACGAATCACTTCCCTCCACTGATGATGTGATTCAAACTGAAAGTTTCTCCTTACAAACTGATGACACCATCCGTGGAGCCTTTCTTTTCTACCATGCAGCAACACCACAAGAAGTCCATCAGAAAGAACAGAACATGGTGCCCAAATTTCTGGAAGCAGTACTACACAAGTACAAGCACCTATTCTCTGAACCAGTGTCATTACCACCACCTAGAAAGTGTGATCACACTATCTCACTAATACCCAATGCCAAAGTGGTCAATCAGAGATCGTATAGGCTGCCTCACCACCAGAAAGATGCAATGGAGAAAATTATTGCTAAACTGCTGCAACAACAGATCATAAGAGATAGCTCCAGTCCTTACTCTTCTCCTGCCTTGCTGGTTAAAAAGAAAGATTTCACTTGGAGATTACTCAATGACTTCAGAAAATTAAATGCTCAGACCATCAAGAATAAATATCCAATACCAGTCATTGAGGACTTATTGGATGAGCTGCATGGGGCAACAATTTTCTCGAAGATCGACCTCagaagtggctaccaccaaatccggatGAAAGAGGAGGACATCCCAAAAACTGCTTTCAACACACATATGGGTCATTTTGAATATTTAGTTATGCCTTTTGGGCTaacaaatgctccagccacttttcAATCATTAATGAATAAACTCTTAGCACCATTTCTCAGAAAATTTGTTTTGGTCTTCTTTGATGACATTCTTATATACAGCAAATCTGAGAATGAGCATAGTCAACACTTGGCTCAAGTCTTCCAAGCGCTTCATGAGAATCACCTATCAGTCAAAATGGAGAAATGTACTTTTGGACAGAGAACGGTGGAATACCTGGGCCACATCATACAAGGAGATGGAGTCGCAACTGATCCTCTTAAGATCACTGCTATTACTAAGTGGCCAAGTCCAACAAAT TTGGTGTTCTACTGGCCCAAGATGAGATTAGAGGTGGCTTCTTATGTCAAAGAAAGCCACGTATGCCAACTGAACAAACCAGAACATCTCAAGTATCCTGGCTTGCTACAGCCACTACCAGTTCCAGATATGGCCTGGACTCACATTTATATGGATTTTGTGGAAGGACTTCCTCTTTCTGACTGCAAAGACCTGATCCTAGTGGTGGTGGATAGATTCACAAAATACAGTCATTTCATCCCTCTAAAGCACCCAATTACAGTGAGGGACAGTGGCCAATGCATTCATCTCTAA